A DNA window from Lutra lutra chromosome 8, mLutLut1.2, whole genome shotgun sequence contains the following coding sequences:
- the MYL6B gene encoding myosin light chain 6B — protein sequence MPPKKDFPMKKPAGPSIAKPAAKPAVGAPPAKTKAEPAPAAPPAPQKTQEPPIDLSKVVIEFNKDQLEEFKEAFELFDRVGDGKILYSQCGDVMRALGQNPTNAEVLKVLGNPKSDELKSRRVDFETFLPMLQAVAKNRDQGTYEDYLEGLRVFDKEGNGKVMGAELRHVLTTLGEKMTEEEVETVLAGHEDSNGCINYEAFLKHILSV from the exons ATGCCTCCCAAGAAGGATTTTCCTATGAAGAAACCGGCAGGACCCTCTATTGCCAAACCTGCTGCCAAACCCGCAGTTGGGGCCCCTCCAGCCAAGACCAAGGCTGAGCCAGCTCCAgctgcccctccagcccctcaGAAAACCCAGGAGCCCCCCATCGACCTCTCCAAAGTGGTG ATCGAGTTTAACAAGGACCAGCTGGAGG AGTTCAAGGAGGCTTTTGAGCTGTTTGACCGAGTAGGGGATGGCAAGATCCTGTACAGTCAGTGTGGGGATGTGATGAGGGCCCTGGGCCAGAACCCCACCAACGCCGAGGTGCTCAAGGTCCTGGGGAACCCCAAGAGTGATG AGCTGAAGTCCCGGCGTGTGGACTTCGAGACTTTCCTGCCCATGCTCCAGGCCGTAGCCAAAAACCGGGACCAAGGCACATATGAGGACTACCTGGAAGGGCTTCGGGTGTTTGACAAAGAGGGGAATGGCAAAGTCATGGGAGCAGAGCTCAGACATGTCCTTACCACCCTGG GAGAGAAGATGACTGAAGAGGAGGTGGAGACTGTTCTGGCAGGACATGAGGACAGCAATGGCTGCATCAACTATGAAG CCTTCCTGAAGCACATCCTAAGCGTCTGA